In Capsicum annuum cultivar UCD-10X-F1 chromosome 8, UCD10Xv1.1, whole genome shotgun sequence, the genomic window GGAAAAAACAGTCACAAAGCAGTCCAAAAAAGAAGGTAACAGAAGTACAAAAAACAGCAAATTATAACTaaaacaacaaatagtaacagGACGGTaactacaataatttttattatgttgAATTACATGCTACCAAATAATACTCTAACAAATATACATTCTGATTGTTGAATTTGCcaagaaaaaaaatcctaaagttGGCAGTTTAGTGTAGGTAACATGTCATCTATTAGCCATATCGTCAACCATTTATATGCTGCTTGTGTCAAATGAACTCCATCCCAACTTATGTAAGTTGCAGGGTTACCACAGATTGGGACTCCTGGAGCTCCACATATTCTACTTTTGTCGTAGTTGTATTCTCCTCCTATTCCGCAACAAGCTTTCTGTAGAGAATTTTTGTCAAACCCTGCACATTTCAATCAAGAAATAAGTGTCACTGCATGTAGTGTTCTTCTAATTAAGGTGGAGTTACATAAATAACTGAAAGAAGTTCAACTGAATTTCCTTCGttagaaaattatactatatatataaatagaatgaaaagaaGTGCTCAATATATTGTGAACCATTTTGACATAAGGGAATTATCTGGTATAGTGGTAAAGGAGACTTGGGGAGAAAAATTAGTGGAAAAAGAATCAATttgttaaaagtaaaaaaaattaagtggacaatttttttttttggttaaaagaaaGTAAACTATGGACAAAGTGGAAAGAATGATAGTTTGAGCACTTACCAAGACTAGTGGCATTTTGCAGAAGCCACTGATAAGCACTGTAATAGTCACCATATATCAATGTAATGTTTGGGTAGTACGCTTTCTCGAGCTCTTGAATGGATTTTTGCAAATGATGATTATAGAAGAAAGCCAAATTATTCAAGTCTTTCAAGCAATGATACTCATCGTATGCAGTCGAATTATTGGTCGAAAACATTGTTAGCAAATTTGGTATACAACCAATTGGAAAATTTCCAGGAATAACAATTCGGACAGCCCCAAAACCAATAACAGTCTGAAAGAAATAACGAATTAATTagcaaaataattttaatagaaaGAACCAGCATTGATCACAAATTGAGATGGAAAATGTACATATTGGATTTTAATCTTCGTTAATATAAACATCTGTAGTGATcaaatgtcacgacccgatttctcAAGTCGTGATGATGCCTACCTTATCCCCTAGTAGGCAAGTCAAGTCATTGTCCGGAATAATAGGTAACGGGCTAATAGGCAGAAATTAGAAAAAGGTCGCTTATAATGGTAGCAACAGTAATAACAAGTAacaaacagaaaataaaaatatttcatataCTAAAACGAGGGATGGAAAAGGACCAAATACACAAaagaatccctcccaagacctggtaaggtcggtactagagTCACTACTAAAATATATCCAAAGCACTAGACAGAAtccaaataatatttaatatacaCAAGTAGTCttgagtacaaaagactaaaccaAAGTAGATAGAGGAAGATCAGCCTCAAACAACAGTAGGCTCACTCTACTACGAATCAATACTGGAAGGTAGGAATTACATCAATGTTGGCTGCTAGTAATCAGATCTGCATCAgggaaaagatgcagaagtgtagtatgagtaccaaagcaacgggtactcagtaggcatcatcggtcgacagAGCTCAATACAGAAACGATATAACTACAATGGAAGGATGTAATCTAAGTCGACAGTAAAAAGGGACAGAAAGGTAAACAAATGCGCCAATGAGATAGAGGATTAAATGTAAGcgatacagaaaataaataacgCATTAATTacagacaaatcaaacataacctaattgaGCCaccataagcccgctaggcacactgaagaagacaattaacccaaccatacccccataagccggtgggacacacaagtagcaattaaagaaaataaacgtAAATAATCTGTAACTAAGCCAATCCCAAGAAATCATGATAGTCATTTAGATGTGCACCGGACTCAAACCGGCACCAATGGGTAGTAATAAGAGGACACGTGCCGGTTTCGAACCGGACATAGTGGGTAATAATGATAGGCCGCATATATAGAACTTATAATCAGATGTcggacttgaaccgaaactcagaggaaccacaaccataatcagatgccggactcgaaccgaaactcatagtaacattAATAATCAAATGGTGGATTCAAACCGGAGCTCATTTTGGCAATAATAAATAAACGTCgaactcgaaccgaaactcatagtaacattAATAACCAAATGCCGGACTCAAACCAGGGCTCATTTTAACAATGTCAACGTGGTACAAAAGTTCACAATCAATGacagaaataaaatatatactaaaccTGAACAGCAGCTAAAATACGTCTAATTGTCGTACGCATGTCTTAATTTTAAAGGGGCAATTTCAAGGTTTTGTAATATAATTCCACGTCCTAAAGTGATAGATGCTATAATATATCGAaagataaaataccaaaatctacCACGATGGGGTCCTAATCCGGATAAATAAAACaggttatatatataaaataatatgcaCCTTCAAGCACTTATCCAAAGCTAGCATAATAGTTCACAATTTTGGtatataagctcaatctaaaagtaGGGTAAACCTAGCTTACCTGGACgctaaagctaaaaaaaaaatgtCTCTGAGAAGCCTCCAAATAATATTCTATTAGAACCCAAGCTTGAATaatttgatgttgataattaatTATACGCGAATAAACATACCGTGTGTCATATACAACACCTTGGACCAGCCATGAATGAATGGAAAAACAAAGAGATGGAGAAAAAAGATCACTTAAGGATCAATGATCCTACCCCTTAcgtacaacaacaatatatattAGTACTATTTTTATAAAGAGGTACCAAAGTTTTATTCGTATGCCATCAGTCAGCTTTCGCTTTGTTTGATCCCGGTTCTTCATTTTCATATGTGTTCGCTTACTTTGCATTGCGTTTGGGTTCATGTTTAGAGTCTTTACTTGTTACATTGCGTATAACTATCCCTCTGGGTGATTCTTTAGTtacagattggtatcagagcttaggctTCGCTAGTATTGTTGATTCAGGAGccgatgtttagtagagtcccgCAGATCGGTACGGAAACGTCTGTATCCTATCTTCGGGAGACTATGGGACATATTTaggaaaaatctcattttcttgatccattttgTCGTGAGTGGTGTCTGAGttggtttttatatttttattggttCATTCTTTATGAAGATGTCTAGGACACGAGGTTTGGGAGTTGGGGATTGGGACCTCGAATCCGCCGCTAGAGTTTTGGTTAGGGGTCGAAGTCAACCCAGAGGTCAGGGGTTAGCCCAGTTATATTGGTTCTAGTGGTCAAAGTAGCAGTCAGCCGAGAGGGGTACTAAGTCAGCGTCGTTGAGTCAGGGTGGTCATTCCAGACCCGCCGGACCTTCTAGACAGAGTAGGATTCCCGGGATAAGGTAGGCGCCATCAAGACTTgagaaatcgggtcgtgacatcaAAAGcatagaaaatgaaagaaaaagaacatACTTCAACAGCATTGATAATGATCTGAACAACTTCAGGAACCATTACTGTCAACTCCTCCATTGTTTTACCTTGcaataaaccataattaaactCATTTCCTCCTATTTCTCCAACCAAGAAAAGTGCCTTCTTTAGGTCTTTTGAGCAATctagcaaaaaaagaaaaaaaaaacaagaaggaAACTAAATTagtgggaaaaaaaaaaaataagattgtACGCAAGCAACTTATAATTCCTTTTTAGTAAATATAATTACCAAGGAAGCAAGTGGAATTGAAATGAGAAGACATCCAGTCAAGTTGCACACTTAATGAACTATTGGTGACCAGTGGATTAGAATTAATCTTCTTATCTATCAGGATTTCAGCTGGTAAAGCAGTAGCTCCTGCTACTGCAAAATTGGCTCCATGTCTAAAATTTGCATTTTGATCCTTGTAGGGATTTAGTAAGGGAAGACCACATTCCATTGCTGtataataacatatcataaaaAGTGAGAACTTCAATGGCTTTACCGATATAAAATGTAGTTTTCTCATTACTGATAAAGGAGAATGAGCAAACCATCAGAAAAAGTTTGGAAAATCCTAGagaatattgttgaagttgtgtACCTATGAAATCGATCATGAGCAAACCATCAGAACATCGTCCAGTTGATTTATTCTGAGGAAAGTTTTGGCCGTAAGGAAGTTTTGCAAATGGAGAGAAAGCTCCGAGGAAGCTCTCCCGGATGAAGTTGCCAGTATCGGAAAGTGAGTCACCCAACTGATATATTTTGTCAAATTTGCATTTCATCAATGAAGGAACTTCAAGCATTAGCTGAGCATTACTCTTCAGAAGAACCAAGAAACTAAGGATGGAAAGAACTTGTAAGAGATCAAGCATCTTAATGGTTAATGTCATGGCTCAATTAGTAAAGAAATTTCTCAAGAATTATGGGCTTAATATAAATGTTATAGTAGTTATGTCATGCTCAGTGAGGTGTGCATGCTGCGAAATTCTTCTTTAGGTGACCAACTCTTTTATTGTTCCATCCTAGTCTGTTTTTCTTGAGCTTTTTATTTTCAGTACATCTGACCATGtttaacaaactaaaaaaaaaattcattaatgatTTTGATTTGGCCAACCACATTGGCACTGGTTAACAACTGAAAGTTAAATTATTAGATGGAGGGGGAAAATCAAGTGCTTAGCCAATAATATGGAGAAATGGGAATTCGCTATACAGTTTATTAGCCATCTCAACACAAATGTTCTTCTGAGCTCTACATGTAAAATGGATCAAGAATATTGCTTTGTAGCTTTATTTTACCACTGTTGAATGAATGAATGCATCTGCTTAGTAGATAGAACCAAATGATACTATCTCCAAACCAAATCCAAAATTTACAAAATGTAGTTCCAGGTAGAAGTGCTCACTGCTCATGCACGTAGCATTAAATCAAAGTTACAGTGATTTTATTGACTAAAATGACATGAGTGTCAAAACTCCTATGCTGCACAGTTGGACTGTTTTCGACAAGCATTAAAGCTCTTATTTCCAGACTCATACCCTTGGAGCTTACTTTCTTTTTACAGATGTAAGGATAAGCTTCAGTACAAAGCACCCAAAGAGTGAACATTTTGACATCCAGTACTAACGATGACATGAACTACTACTACTGTACAAGAACACCTATAAACAAACTGGGGCAAGGAGATAACTGGCTTAGAGAATGGTATGCATGTCATGGTGATTCCAGCCATGCAGTGTGACCTGAGGAGTGACACCAGGAGGTACTTCAAAGGAAATGGTTACTGTCATCACTTCACCTGGTACCAGTGAAAAATAGTTGTCGGAGTAATGAACAGGAAGGATACGTGTGTCTTCAACTTTATTGTGCTCCTTCTTTGAAGCATGAACagagaaatgaagaaagaaagcAACTCCTTTCCCCGTTCCACTAACTTCAGAAACCATCGCCTTGTTGTACTCCCTTGAAAAGCTCCCCCTATTTTTCTCGTATAAACTGATTTCATGTTTCTTTCCATCCAAAAGGTCAAAAGATTCTGATGAATCCAATTTACCACAGCTGCCGTTTCTTCTGATAAAGCTATTTCTATACAGTGGAGTGTTAGAATCTGGCTTCTTTGATGTGTTCTGGATATGCATGCGCATTTCATAGCTTGACCCTTTAATAAAGGTTAGAGAAGTTATTTTGAGAGGTGGTCTTCTCTCTTTGAATGGCTCCAAAAGCTTGTAATCATCACCTGTTAGGTGCAACCAGTAAAAGTTCCTCGAGTATATGCGATTATCGGACACATCATAGAGTTTGAGAAGAAGAAAGTAAACTGGCTTTGGATTCTTCGACTTCGGATACTTCATCTCAAATGTAGGTACAACTTTTTTGGGTGGCACAGTAAGTTTTTCAGAGGTTTTATAGTATGGACATTCTCCTTCCAAATCCCAAACTGAGGCTTCTATAGCAACATTAGAAAGTTCCTCCAACGTAGTGTTCACAACCTGTAGACAGTGAGTAAAATAATCATGAGAACAGTAGAATTCCGCCAGATCTCATGCTAGTTCCTGCATTATCCCTTTTTGGATGCAAAAGTTGCACATTTAAGTCTAGGTGATATGGAAGAAGCAATAACTATTACATTTATTTCCCTGTCCGTAAAAGTAAGCAGCAGGAGAAGTTCcagaaaaaagaaatttaaaaatgatCAATGCACATACTTCAGGTTCTGAATTCTAACCTTCAATACTATATATTATTTAAGTTCAAGTACATCCACTTTCTATTATTTAAGCCAAAGTATCAGATTTATCCTCTAACAGTGCTAGACAAATGATTACCTCTATAGAAAATGTTTCCAGATTAAGCTGAACATGAATTGGTTCTGCTGCAGAGCGGCAGCCATAGAATCCTGCTGTTTGGTCATGGAGATGATCATAAAACTGGCCTCTTAGACCAGTCCATGGGTTTTGAGTTTTCCATATCAAAACACCTGTATATCTGCTCCACATGTGGGATGTGTAGCCTTCTAAAAGAGCTCTGTATTGAACATAGTTAACAAGCTGTGCCTGATATGATTTATTAACAGAATAAGTCAAATGCAGAAACAGTAAAAAAGAATCAATGAAAATGAGTTTGCACATCAATGAAATGTTTCATTCACCTTCAGACAAAAATCATCCAGATCTTTTGGTGTCCCATATGATAATATCTGGTCATGAACTTTTCCTGGTTTGGAATAAGGTATGTATTTATGGTAAGTCCATATGGGATTGGGGACTTCTTCAATATAGCCATTTGCTAATTTTTTGAACAGAGGAATCTGCCACCCTTCTGGTGGCATAGTTGCTCTAATAGTAGCTGCTACTGGCATCCCCACATTACCGACCTCTGGATTAAAGCCATACTTGTAGTAGTCAGGCTTGAAGAAGTCCTCAGGGTTCTGAATTTCGTAAGGACCATCAGTGAAGTCTCCTTTGCCATCTGCAAACCCATCCCACATAGAGCCTTGAATGTAGACTCTAGTACCATCTAGATATTGACTTGGGTCCTTTATCACGGGAGTAATTGCTGAGGTGCCACTGTTGTTTGAATTCATATAATATGGATGGAGTTGAAGATCATTCTTCAAAGCAGCGTTGATGTCAGGTGGTGGAACTTGTTCATTTCCCCCAACCCACAACGCAAGACTAGGATGGTTCCTCAAAAGCTTAACGGTATCCCTTGCACATAGCAAGAAAAGATCATGGTCAAGTGGGCCATCTGGGTTAGACACGGGATCACCTCGTCCATCACAGTCTCCAGTAATCCAGAACTCTTGCCAAACCTGCCAAAGAATGGGATATTCACATTatcatcttcttttattctatAGGGGGCTAATTTACAAATGCACTTCATCTCCAAGTAACTCTACTTCTAACATTTTAAATGATATTTGAAGCAGATGCCAATTTTGTGTGCCTATCCATGGACTGTTGCAAGGAACTCCACACACTGAATAAAAGTAGCAACTTTCTCTAATAAAACAAGTGATCAGTTCAAGACTGCGGAAACCATACTGTATATATACTCTGTACATGAAGACCAATGTTGCAATAATCACCATCAAAGCACAATAATTGCCAACTAAGCCACTTAGATATTTGATCTCTGCATCTAGTTACCCTTTAGAAGCGATAAAGCAAATCGGCTTTTGTTTTACTTTCAAGTTTCAACCCATATaatctagaaattcaaaggaacCCGACACAGGCATAAAAGCAGGATAAGGAGTAGTTCTCTAC contains:
- the LOC107854875 gene encoding acetylajmalan esterase-like encodes the protein MTLTIKMLDLLQVLSILSFLVLLKSNAQLMLEVPSLMKCKFDKIYQLGDSLSDTGNFIRESFLGAFSPFAKLPYGQNFPQNKSTGRCSDGLLMIDFIAMECGLPLLNPYKDQNANFRHGANFAVAGATALPAEILIDKKINSNPLVTNSSLSVQLDWMSSHFNSTCFLDCSKDLKKALFLVGEIGGNEFNYGLLQGKTMEELTVMVPEVVQIIINAVETVIGFGAVRIVIPGNFPIGCIPNLLTMFSTNNSTAYDEYHCLKDLNNLAFFYNHHLQKSIQELEKAYYPNITLIYGDYYSAYQWLLQNATSLGFDKNSLQKACCGIGGEYNYDKSRICGAPGVPICGNPATYISWDGVHLTQAAYKWLTIWLIDDMLPTLNCQL
- the LOC107854888 gene encoding mannosylglycoprotein endo-beta-mannosidase; amino-acid sequence: MVEMEIGKRVLDGGWLAARSTEVEINGVELTTTQPPPTQPISPWMKAAVPGTVLGTLVENKLVPDPFYGLGNESIIDIADSGREHYTFWFFTTFECKLSNNQHVDLNFRAINYSAEVYLNGHKEVLPKGMFRRHSIDITDILHPDGQNLLAVLVYPPDHPGRIPPQGGQGGDHEIGKDVAAQYVEGWDWMTPIRDRNTGIWDEVSITVTGPVKIVDPHLASSFFDGCKRVYLHSTVELVNKNAGVAECSLNIQVSTELGDGTVLVEHLETQHVSISPGANIQYTFPELYFYKPNLWWPNGMGKQHLYNVEITVNVNGYGESDTWSHHFGFRKIESHTDSATGGRLFKVNDQPIFIRGGNWILSDGLLRLSKERYKTDIRFHADMNFNMMRCWGGGLAERPEFYHYCDLYGLLVWQEFWITGDCDGRGDPVSNPDGPLDHDLFLLCARDTVKLLRNHPSLALWVGGNEQVPPPDINAALKNDLQLHPYYMNSNNSGTSAITPVIKDPSQYLDGTRVYIQGSMWDGFADGKGDFTDGPYEIQNPEDFFKPDYYKYGFNPEVGNVGMPVAATIRATMPPEGWQIPLFKKLANGYIEEVPNPIWTYHKYIPYSKPGKVHDQILSYGTPKDLDDFCLKAQLVNYVQYRALLEGYTSHMWSRYTGVLIWKTQNPWTGLRGQFYDHLHDQTAGFYGCRSAAEPIHVQLNLETFSIEVVNTTLEELSNVAIEASVWDLEGECPYYKTSEKLTVPPKKVVPTFEMKYPKSKNPKPVYFLLLKLYDVSDNRIYSRNFYWLHLTGDDYKLLEPFKERRPPLKITSLTFIKGSSYEMRMHIQNTSKKPDSNTPLYRNSFIRRNGSCGKLDSSESFDLLDGKKHEISLYEKNRGSFSREYNKAMVSEVSGTGKGVAFFLHFSVHASKKEHNKVEDTRILPVHYSDNYFSLVPGEVMTVTISFEVPPGVTPQVTLHGWNHHDMHTIL